A genomic stretch from Helianthus annuus cultivar XRQ/B chromosome 1, HanXRQr2.0-SUNRISE, whole genome shotgun sequence includes:
- the LOC110944790 gene encoding uncharacterized protein LOC110944790, protein MTKRERERERNDGLRERGTPISGDGSLVTSNRARRTMDKPSSTAVVVPVTVPSHSSRRSIIRRGGRGYREDDDDDLVDDGDDGGHTAPPCGGGSRNGCCGSSLVSGLICYRCGFWFGSGHSSVSGLGQRQSTSQRFGLTRFGYDSSLVQIGQLVSVRVFGSTRSTRLTQSNQSVNSASQLS, encoded by the exons ATGACGAaacgagagagggagagagaaagaAACGACGGACTGAGAGAGAGAGGAACACCGATTTCCGGCGATGGATCGCTGGTGACGAGCAACAGAGCACGACGGACGATGGACAAGCCGTCGTCTACGGCGGTGGTGGTTCCGGTGACTGTTCCGAGTCACAGTAGTCGCAGGTCCATTATCCG GCGAGGAGGAAGAGGATATCGTGAGGATGATGACGATGATTTGGTAGATGATGGTGACGACGGAGGACATACGGCGCCGCCGTGCGGCGGCGGTAGTCGTAATGGTTGTTGTGGTTCAAGTCTCGTCTCGGGTCTGATTTGTTACAGGTGCGGTTTTTGGTTTGGTTCGGGTCACAGTTCGGTTTCGGGTCTCGGTCAAAGGCAGTCAACAAGTCAAAGGTTCGGTTTAACTCGGTTCGGTTACGATTCAAGCTTGGTTCAAATCGGTCAACTGGTTTCGGTTCGGGTTTTCGGGTCAACTCGGTCAACCCGGTTGACTCAGTCAAATCAGTcggtcaactcagcgagtcaactcagttga